The Candidatus Hydrogenedentota bacterium genome window below encodes:
- a CDS encoding PAS domain S-box protein — translation MKRSQESLLWYLVPILIGLGGVLFSNEFESAVTRFAIVLLSVSVPLFASGNMLARRGGAGTGKLVLLAGVLMLMIGAAASLSEFPDTMAEQDIFSERIVGISRWLGAFSLVLGLFVVLLSVLRTGAAVAELGERFRHLADLMSEGFILSAPDGTIVLVNQQFLDMLDLAEEQVVGQNATELVLRMDAQTIKEHLDMRAKGLASEYEITWHVRGEERQFWVHGTPIFDRHGAHAGTLATFRDITERNRMAKRLERYAKGLQELVEEKTQKLMQSEKQFRDLLLFMNEGFITVDSSYRIQFANNRICDLLRISPQAIRGCEVFDFVDPPGRMRLMELLKSGESDHAIEGPNEFDFVCIDGTLVTAVVSVAPVQGDSESDVRYSLVITDVSELKRMQHQLEMRAIELEAANEELRAYGRAKDSFLSNVSHELKTPLSTINGYIEMLETGSLGRLEAPQISALKVMSRNAKRLASLINEMLEFSRMEIRGIQVVRRLFDPGKLVRESIASIQPQALAKDISIGIFVPDHFPPVWADRDKIGQVLGILLSNAVKFSHEGGMIQVQVVERAHCTLAVSISDTGIGIDPAFHARIFDKFFQVDSSMTRRYEGTGIGLSIAKSIVEAHHGAIELTSEPGKGSTFTVVLTGALFDSNVPTHLQKGFDRLHVLVVSGSPTLLRAIEQVLSGCGCVVEQAANGYECLRMAEETQPNIILFNEILSDVAGLATITSLRNHPDTAAIPVLLLSGEDPAKAEEICNTASGVHFLEKPFNARGLVAEIRAICFGEPVVRERNATEPSQYAFRALVVDADSDLLEWIEFALRHRHMTCWNASSAAHALELAQRHHPDAILVDGDAPPPVLRNTLTVLRESIVTEDIPVILMGGALPAAVPSKSVAAVIKKPFSVDELIRQMQAALDARAVPV, via the coding sequence ATGAAACGGTCGCAGGAAAGCCTTCTCTGGTATCTCGTGCCGATCCTCATCGGCTTGGGCGGCGTGCTTTTCTCGAACGAATTCGAGAGCGCCGTGACCCGTTTTGCCATCGTCCTGCTGTCGGTGTCGGTGCCGTTGTTCGCGAGCGGCAACATGCTCGCGCGACGCGGCGGCGCGGGCACGGGAAAACTCGTGCTGCTGGCCGGGGTGCTGATGCTGATGATCGGCGCCGCCGCCAGCCTTTCCGAATTTCCCGACACGATGGCGGAGCAGGATATCTTTTCGGAACGAATCGTCGGGATTTCCCGGTGGCTGGGCGCGTTCAGCCTTGTGCTGGGTCTGTTCGTCGTGCTGTTGTCGGTATTGCGAACGGGGGCGGCCGTGGCCGAACTGGGCGAACGGTTCCGTCACTTGGCCGATCTCATGAGCGAGGGATTTATCCTGTCAGCACCCGACGGAACCATCGTCCTCGTCAACCAGCAATTCCTCGACATGCTGGATCTGGCCGAGGAACAGGTCGTCGGGCAGAATGCCACCGAACTCGTGTTGCGAATGGATGCGCAGACCATCAAGGAACATCTGGACATGCGCGCCAAGGGCCTTGCGTCGGAATACGAAATCACATGGCATGTCCGTGGTGAGGAACGCCAATTTTGGGTGCATGGCACACCCATCTTCGACCGCCACGGCGCGCATGCCGGCACACTGGCCACGTTCCGCGACATCACCGAGCGCAACCGCATGGCCAAGCGACTTGAACGGTATGCCAAGGGTCTTCAGGAACTCGTCGAGGAAAAGACCCAGAAGTTGATGCAATCGGAAAAGCAGTTTCGCGATTTGCTGTTGTTCATGAACGAGGGGTTCATCACGGTTGATTCGTCCTACCGGATTCAATTCGCCAACAACCGGATTTGTGATCTGCTGCGGATCAGCCCGCAAGCCATCCGCGGCTGCGAGGTTTTCGATTTTGTGGATCCGCCGGGACGCATGCGGTTGATGGAACTGTTGAAGTCCGGTGAATCGGACCACGCGATCGAAGGGCCGAACGAGTTCGATTTCGTCTGCATTGACGGAACGCTGGTGACGGCGGTCGTTTCCGTGGCGCCGGTACAGGGCGATTCCGAAAGCGATGTCCGCTACTCGCTCGTCATCACGGACGTGAGCGAACTCAAGCGGATGCAACATCAACTTGAAATGCGCGCGATCGAACTCGAGGCGGCCAACGAGGAACTGCGCGCCTACGGCCGCGCCAAGGACAGTTTCCTGTCCAACGTCAGCCACGAGCTGAAAACGCCGCTCAGCACCATCAACGGCTATATCGAGATGCTCGAAACGGGCAGCTTGGGACGTCTCGAGGCGCCGCAGATCAGCGCGCTCAAGGTGATGAGCCGGAATGCCAAGCGGTTGGCAAGCCTAATCAACGAGATGCTTGAATTCAGCCGCATGGAAATACGGGGCATCCAGGTTGTGCGCCGGTTGTTTGACCCCGGTAAACTGGTGCGGGAAAGCATCGCTTCCATCCAGCCGCAAGCCCTTGCCAAGGACATCAGCATCGGCATTTTCGTGCCCGACCATTTTCCGCCCGTCTGGGCCGACCGCGACAAAATCGGACAAGTGCTTGGCATTCTATTGTCCAACGCCGTGAAATTCAGCCACGAGGGCGGCATGATCCAGGTTCAGGTTGTCGAGCGCGCGCATTGCACGCTGGCCGTTTCCATCAGCGACACGGGCATCGGCATCGATCCGGCCTTTCACGCGCGCATCTTCGACAAGTTCTTCCAGGTGGACAGTTCGATGACGCGACGTTATGAAGGGACAGGCATCGGCTTGTCCATCGCCAAGAGCATTGTCGAGGCCCACCACGGCGCCATCGAACTGACCAGCGAACCCGGCAAGGGATCCACGTTTACCGTCGTGTTGACCGGCGCCCTGTTCGATTCCAACGTGCCGACTCATTTGCAGAAAGGATTCGACCGCCTGCACGTCCTGGTCGTTTCCGGCAGCCCAACGCTGCTCCGGGCTATCGAGCAAGTCTTGTCCGGCTGCGGTTGCGTCGTCGAGCAGGCCGCCAACGGTTACGAATGCCTGCGAATGGCCGAGGAAACCCAGCCCAATATCATCTTGTTCAACGAAATCCTGTCCGATGTCGCCGGCCTCGCCACCATTACAAGCCTCCGCAACCATCCCGACACCGCCGCCATACCCGTGCTGCTGCTTTCGGGCGAAGATCCCGCGAAGGCGGAGGAAATCTGCAATACCGCCAGCGGGGTCCATTTCCTTGAAAAACCGTTCAATGCGCGCGGACTCGTCGCCGAAATACGAGCCATCTGCTTCGGCGAACCCGTTGTCCGCGAACGAAACGCCACGGAACCGTCCCAATACGCGTTTCGCGCATTGGTTGTGGACGCGGACAGCGATTTGCTTGAATGGATCGAGTTTGCCCTGCGCCATCGGCACATGACGTGCTGGAATGCCTCAAGCGCGGCGCACGCCCTTGAACTGGCCCAGCGACACCATCCCGACGCGATTCTCGTGGACGGCGACGCGCCTCCGCCTGTTCTGCGCAACACGCTGACCGTGTTGCGCGAATCCATCGTTACGGAG
- a CDS encoding MFS transporter: MGIVTRAIDFLGLRRSMMGLLGMVILIGMGERMAERFLPIYLLALGGGEFAVGLLNGLTNLLGALYSFPGGYLSDRIGAKRALLVFNLLTMAGFLVVILVPSWLAVIGGSFLFLSWTAISLPATMGLVARVLPQNRRTMGVSMHSLVRRVPMALGPLAGGLFIAQWGERDGVRLAFAAALAMAFAAIVMQQRLIEPDAPKPSHAPGPHKNPLAVLARMSPPLRSLLVSDILIRFCEQIPYAFVVVWCMKTIEHPVSAFQFGILTSIEMTTAVLCYIPVAYFADRGGKKPFIAMTFVFFTLFPLLLLFCRSFAWLAGAFVLRGLKEFGEPTRKALIMDLAPDDAKAATFGAYYLARDVVVSIAAFGGLYLWKIAPEANLIAAFSFGVLGTVWFVLCGKDAG; this comes from the coding sequence ATGGGCATTGTCACGCGCGCGATTGATTTTCTGGGTCTTCGCCGAAGCATGATGGGGCTGCTCGGCATGGTCATCCTGATTGGCATGGGGGAGCGGATGGCGGAACGGTTCCTGCCGATCTATTTGCTTGCGTTGGGCGGGGGCGAGTTCGCGGTGGGGTTGTTGAACGGGCTGACGAACCTGTTGGGCGCGCTCTATTCATTTCCCGGCGGCTATTTGTCGGATCGCATCGGTGCGAAGCGCGCGTTGCTGGTGTTCAACCTGTTGACGATGGCCGGATTTCTCGTCGTGATACTCGTTCCGAGCTGGCTTGCGGTGATCGGCGGATCGTTTCTTTTTCTGTCGTGGACGGCCATCTCGCTGCCGGCGACGATGGGGCTTGTCGCCCGCGTGTTGCCGCAGAACCGGCGCACGATGGGCGTTTCGATGCATTCGCTTGTGCGGCGGGTGCCGATGGCGCTGGGCCCGCTCGCGGGCGGGTTGTTTATCGCACAGTGGGGCGAGCGCGACGGGGTCCGGCTGGCCTTCGCGGCGGCGCTTGCCATGGCCTTCGCGGCCATTGTCATGCAGCAGCGGCTTATCGAGCCGGACGCGCCGAAACCGTCCCACGCGCCGGGACCGCACAAGAATCCGCTGGCCGTGCTGGCCCGAATGAGTCCGCCGCTGCGGTCGCTGCTCGTGTCCGATATTCTAATCCGGTTTTGCGAGCAAATTCCCTACGCGTTCGTGGTCGTCTGGTGCATGAAAACCATCGAGCATCCCGTAAGCGCTTTCCAGTTCGGCATCCTCACGTCCATCGAAATGACGACCGCGGTGCTCTGCTACATTCCGGTCGCCTATTTTGCCGATCGCGGCGGCAAGAAACCTTTCATCGCGATGACCTTCGTCTTTTTCACGTTGTTTCCCCTCCTGTTGCTGTTTTGCCGGTCATTCGCGTGGTTGGCGGGTGCGTTTGTGTTGCGGGGACTCAAGGAATTCGGGGAGCCGACGCGGAAGGCGCTGATCATGGACCTCGCGCCGGACGATGCCAAGGCCGCCACCTTCGGCGCGTACTATCTCGCACGCGACGTGGTCGTTTCGATAGCGGCGTTCGGCGGCCTCTATCTGTGGAAAATCGCGCCCGAGGCGAATCTGATCGCAGCTTTCTCGTTTGGCGTGCTGGGCACGGTTTGGTTTGTGTTGTGCGGAAAAGACGCCGGCTGA
- a CDS encoding tetratricopeptide repeat protein, protein MMAGMLMVACVFALGADLPKGLEELPALRMDEAALIQAMRAFDVREAALADAELKEAQEKAAAGDTEAAETKRQSAIDRFKAIRQGYEYVLRQYPSNARGQNYYGELLYDRFGEIAGAVRAWELASSLDPKFSAPFNNLAIHHCHTGNYAQGLYCYDRALSLDPDMADYRYNLAQMYLVNFPEVQKLRKWDKAKVYREAMKLSKRAKELAPDDFDIVQDYAVNFFAGGDFGVKINWKDAAKAWQDTRAIARTDEERFYAWLNEARVWIRAEDRSRAAACLEEALRIRPDSAVAKKLQADLGPPPEKSGKMHAKEPAKRRE, encoded by the coding sequence ATGATGGCCGGGATGCTGATGGTTGCGTGTGTGTTCGCGCTGGGCGCGGATTTGCCGAAAGGGCTGGAGGAATTGCCCGCGTTGCGCATGGATGAGGCGGCGCTGATCCAGGCCATGCGCGCGTTCGACGTGCGCGAGGCCGCGTTGGCCGATGCGGAACTCAAGGAGGCGCAAGAAAAAGCGGCGGCGGGCGACACGGAAGCAGCGGAAACGAAGCGGCAGTCGGCGATAGATCGCTTCAAGGCCATCCGGCAGGGGTACGAATACGTGCTGCGCCAGTATCCAAGCAACGCGCGCGGTCAGAATTACTACGGCGAGCTACTGTATGACCGTTTCGGCGAAATAGCCGGTGCGGTTCGCGCGTGGGAACTGGCCTCATCGCTCGATCCCAAATTCAGCGCGCCATTCAACAATCTGGCGATTCACCACTGCCACACCGGGAATTACGCGCAGGGTTTGTATTGCTATGATCGGGCCCTTTCGCTGGATCCGGACATGGCCGATTACCGCTACAATCTCGCGCAGATGTATCTCGTCAATTTCCCGGAGGTGCAGAAGCTCCGCAAGTGGGACAAAGCGAAGGTGTATCGCGAGGCGATGAAACTGTCGAAGCGGGCCAAGGAACTCGCACCGGACGATTTCGACATCGTGCAGGATTACGCGGTGAATTTTTTCGCGGGCGGGGATTTCGGGGTCAAGATCAATTGGAAAGACGCCGCCAAGGCCTGGCAGGACACGCGCGCCATCGCCCGAACGGACGAGGAGCGTTTCTACGCATGGCTGAACGAGGCGCGCGTCTGGATTCGGGCGGAAGATCGATCGCGCGCGGCGGCATGCTTGGAGGAGGCCCTTCGGATCCGGCCCGACAGCGCGGTTGCAAAAAAACTCCAGGCGGATTTGGGCCCGCCTCCTGAAAAATCCGGCAAGATGCACGCCAAAGAACCGGCGAAAAGGCGCGAGTGA
- the lepB gene encoding signal peptidase I, which produces MTEGPSRWRRMLRAVFGRPGGNAASVALLCALVYLYFFSGIRFFLVPSESMEPTLLKDDYLITTAERSYRRGDIVVLADPEQPGDFIVKRIIAMEGDIVWISAGIVCVNGEYLNEPYIKEPPKYEMWPVRIPRGGVFVLGDNRNHSHDSHAWKRRWAPASTIAGKVRYIYSPFSRIGRVRSHEWKPAGHTGSTK; this is translated from the coding sequence ATGACGGAAGGGCCGTCCCGCTGGCGGCGCATGCTGCGCGCCGTTTTTGGAAGACCCGGCGGCAATGCCGCGAGCGTGGCGTTGTTGTGCGCGCTGGTTTACCTCTATTTTTTCAGCGGCATACGCTTCTTTCTGGTGCCGTCCGAAAGCATGGAGCCCACCCTGCTGAAAGACGATTACCTGATTACGACGGCCGAGCGTTCCTATCGGCGGGGCGACATCGTCGTTCTGGCCGATCCGGAGCAACCGGGCGATTTTATCGTGAAACGGATCATCGCCATGGAGGGCGACATCGTTTGGATCAGCGCCGGAATCGTTTGCGTCAACGGGGAGTATCTGAACGAGCCGTATATCAAGGAGCCGCCGAAATACGAAATGTGGCCGGTTCGGATTCCGCGGGGCGGCGTGTTTGTCTTGGGCGACAACCGCAACCATAGCCATGACAGCCATGCCTGGAAACGGCGATGGGCGCCGGCGTCCACCATTGCCGGCAAAGTCCGGTACATCTATTCGCCTTTCAGCCGGATAGGCCGCGTTCGGAGCCATGAATGGAAACCGGCGGGACATACCGGTTCCACGAAATGA
- a CDS encoding IS3 family transposase (programmed frameshift) has translation MKRERRQHSTETKAKAALDALRGLRTVNEIASEYGVHPNQVTQWKKQAVAGLSEVFSNGRARQEQAESELRGRLYEEIGRLKFELDWLKKNWAVPVEVRRAMVECGHPVLSVERQCELLGLARSSLYYASVRNDAEDLALMRLLDEEYTRHPFYGVRRMTLWLQDRGWPVGLKRVRRLLRLMGLEAIYPKPRLSVPAPGHRIYPYLLRDLAVVRPNQVWSTDITYIRMARGFVYLMAIMDWFSRYVLAWRLSTTLETDFCVEALDEALGRHGAPAIFNSDQGSQFTSEAFTDRLLRQSVRISMDGRGRAFDNIFIERLWRTVKYEEVYLRDYESVPHARASLGAYFTFYNGERRHQALNNATPWHCHYAGILS, from the exons ATGAAGCGAGAGCGGAGGCAGCATAGCACGGAGACGAAGGCGAAAGCGGCGTTGGATGCGTTGCGGGGTCTGCGGACGGTGAACGAGATCGCCAGCGAGTACGGCGTCCATCCCAACCAGGTGACACAGTGGAAAAAGCAGGCGGTGGCCGGCCTGTCGGAGGTCTTCTCCAACGGGCGCGCACGCCAGGAGCAGGCAGAGTCGGAGCTGCGCGGCCGGCTGTATGAGGAGATCGGCCGGTTGAAGTTCGAGTTGGACTGGCTC AAAAAAAACTGGGCCGTGCCGGTTGAGGTGAGGCGGGCCATGGTGGAATGCGGACATCCGGTGCTCTCGGTGGAGCGGCAGTGCGAACTGCTGGGCTTGGCGCGATCGTCGCTGTACTACGCATCGGTCCGCAACGACGCGGAGGATTTGGCGTTGATGCGGCTGCTGGATGAAGAGTACACGCGCCATCCGTTCTACGGCGTGCGGCGCATGACGCTCTGGCTGCAGGACCGGGGCTGGCCGGTTGGCCTGAAGCGGGTCCGCCGTCTGTTGCGCCTGATGGGGCTGGAGGCGATTTATCCAAAGCCACGGCTGAGCGTGCCGGCGCCGGGTCATCGGATCTACCCGTATTTATTGCGCGATCTGGCAGTCGTGCGGCCCAACCAGGTGTGGAGTACGGACATCACGTACATCCGCATGGCGCGGGGGTTCGTATACCTCATGGCAATCATGGACTGGTTCAGCCGCTACGTGCTGGCGTGGCGATTGTCCACCACGCTGGAGACCGATTTCTGCGTCGAAGCGCTCGACGAGGCGTTGGGACGGCACGGCGCGCCGGCGATCTTCAACAGCGACCAAGGTTCGCAGTTCACCAGCGAGGCGTTCACGGACCGGCTCTTACGCCAGAGCGTGCGGATCAGCATGGACGGACGCGGACGGGCCTTCGACAACATCTTCATCGAGCGGTTGTGGCGGACGGTCAAGTACGAGGAAGTCTACCTGCGGGACTATGAGAGCGTCCCGCACGCGCGGGCAAGTCTGGGCGCCTACTTCACGTTTTACAACGGGGAACGCCGCCATCAGGCCCTGAACAACGCCACGCCTTGGCACTGCCATTACGCGGGGATCCTGTCATGA
- a CDS encoding ABC transporter permease yields MTLAFVIVLATVFSPRDGGMPIFWRADNWANVLRQISDIGILAMGMTLVIVSGGIDLSVGSLLALSCTVFAYTFTSVPAAWSPAAGILLAVGSASLFGLLAGVVVARFRMQPFIVTLAVMIGSRGLAKWLVGNATIAVGYDDRTKLLVDFIGQKAFVVSAFVVVTLFTLVLLNWTRFGRYLMAVGGSEDAARLSGINVSWVKIRVYLLSGLIAGIAGVLYCCETHQGDPKAGMAYELDAIAAAVIGGTSLSGGKGGIIGTVVGALALGILSNVLGLNSVDENVQWMLKAGIILVAVWLQQVGARR; encoded by the coding sequence ATGACGCTTGCCTTTGTCATTGTCCTTGCGACGGTCTTTTCGCCGCGCGACGGGGGAATGCCCATTTTTTGGCGGGCGGACAACTGGGCGAACGTGCTGCGCCAGATTTCGGACATCGGCATACTGGCAATGGGAATGACGCTGGTAATCGTGTCGGGCGGGATCGATTTGTCGGTGGGATCGCTGCTGGCTTTGTCGTGCACCGTTTTCGCATATACGTTTACGAGCGTGCCGGCCGCATGGTCGCCCGCGGCCGGGATCCTGCTGGCCGTCGGGAGCGCGTCGCTGTTCGGCCTGCTGGCGGGCGTCGTCGTGGCGCGGTTCCGGATGCAGCCGTTCATCGTGACGCTGGCGGTTATGATAGGCAGTCGCGGCCTCGCGAAATGGCTCGTGGGCAACGCCACCATCGCCGTGGGCTACGACGATCGGACCAAGCTGTTGGTGGATTTCATCGGCCAGAAGGCGTTCGTCGTGTCGGCGTTTGTGGTCGTGACCCTTTTCACGCTCGTCCTGTTGAACTGGACACGGTTCGGGCGCTACCTGATGGCGGTCGGCGGCAGCGAAGACGCCGCGCGGCTGTCGGGCATCAACGTGTCGTGGGTCAAGATTCGCGTCTACTTGCTGTCAGGCCTGATTGCGGGCATTGCCGGGGTGCTCTATTGCTGCGAGACGCACCAAGGCGATCCGAAGGCGGGGATGGCGTATGAACTGGATGCCATCGCGGCGGCGGTGATCGGCGGGACGAGCCTTTCGGGCGGAAAAGGCGGGATTATCGGCACGGTCGTCGGCGCGCTCGCGCTGGGCATTTTGTCCAACGTGCTGGGCCTCAACAGCGTGGACGAGAACGTGCAGTGGATGCTCAAAGCGGGTATCATATTGGTCGCGGTCTGGTTGCAGCAGGTCGGCGCACGGCGATGA
- a CDS encoding ankyrin repeat domain-containing protein → MTKLPCNKCFRAALLAVAAATVLCGCGESLHDTAHRRDIGLAQSILARDPSAIHARNRIGKTPLHYAVTYGQPDFINLFVAYGADVAAADNTGLTPLHVAAMLGRKEEAGRLLMFNSPVDARDRYGDTPLHLAAIFNRPVLAEQLWKAGADVSARNNAGLTPLECARAHRRKEAAATIESLEARP, encoded by the coding sequence ATGACAAAGTTACCGTGCAATAAATGTTTCCGGGCGGCCTTGCTGGCCGTGGCAGCGGCAACCGTTTTGTGCGGCTGCGGCGAGTCGCTACACGACACGGCGCACCGGCGGGATATCGGTCTCGCACAATCCATTTTGGCCCGGGATCCATCCGCGATACATGCGCGCAACCGGATCGGCAAAACCCCGCTCCATTATGCGGTCACCTACGGCCAGCCGGACTTCATCAACTTGTTCGTGGCTTATGGGGCGGATGTGGCGGCGGCGGACAATACCGGCCTCACACCGCTGCACGTGGCGGCCATGCTGGGACGGAAAGAGGAAGCCGGGCGCTTGCTGATGTTCAACAGTCCTGTGGACGCGCGCGACCGTTACGGCGACACGCCGCTGCATCTCGCCGCGATTTTCAACCGTCCCGTCTTGGCGGAGCAACTCTGGAAAGCCGGCGCGGACGTCTCCGCCCGAAACAACGCGGGGTTGACGCCGCTCGAATGCGCGCGCGCGCACCGGCGCAAGGAGGCGGCCGCCACGATTGAGTCGCTTGAGGCCCGGCCATGA
- a CDS encoding nitroreductase family protein, with amino-acid sequence MTTIAIDSARCNRCGTCIVSCPESVFARSGPGAVPDIAQGHLCIACGHCLATCPADAVLHEAFPAGTICPVDADRLPSHDQVRELLRSRRSVRRFKDAPVSRDLIEAVLDAARFAPSAHNIQAVQYVVVQDRALLNKTADSTVAFIARMARQIRNPAVRALYRLVLSREEVASAVHMLPDFDYVCNEHRNGRDPILHGAPCLIFAHARRSVHFPETNAALALHNAALAAHALGLGGFLLGYVVGACKRDRTIPDLLGLPRDHEVYAGLALGQPALAFPKWIRRKDPEVRWL; translated from the coding sequence ATGACAACGATCGCTATTGATTCGGCCCGGTGCAACCGGTGTGGAACCTGCATCGTTTCCTGTCCGGAATCGGTTTTTGCCCGGTCAGGGCCGGGCGCTGTCCCGGATATCGCCCAGGGCCATTTGTGCATCGCGTGTGGGCATTGCCTCGCGACGTGCCCCGCCGATGCCGTGCTCCACGAAGCCTTTCCGGCGGGGACGATTTGTCCGGTGGACGCGGATCGCCTCCCCTCGCACGATCAGGTCCGGGAATTGCTCCGTTCGCGACGATCCGTCCGCCGCTTCAAGGATGCGCCGGTTTCGCGGGACCTTATCGAGGCCGTGCTCGATGCCGCCCGGTTCGCGCCGAGCGCGCACAACATCCAGGCTGTGCAATACGTCGTGGTGCAGGATCGGGCGCTGTTGAATAAGACGGCGGATTCGACGGTGGCCTTCATTGCGCGCATGGCCCGGCAAATCCGCAATCCGGCCGTTCGGGCGTTGTACCGGTTGGTGCTGTCGCGCGAGGAAGTCGCGAGCGCCGTTCACATGCTGCCGGACTTCGATTATGTCTGCAACGAACACCGAAACGGGCGCGATCCGATATTGCATGGGGCGCCGTGCCTTATATTCGCCCACGCCCGGCGCAGCGTGCATTTTCCTGAAACGAACGCGGCGCTGGCGCTGCATAACGCGGCTTTGGCCGCCCATGCCCTTGGATTGGGCGGGTTCCTGCTTGGTTATGTCGTGGGCGCATGTAAACGCGACCGGACGATTCCGGATTTGCTCGGCCTTCCCCGTGATCACGAGGTCTACGCCGGGCTTGCCCTTGGGCAACCGGCCCTCGCGTTTCCAAAATGGATTCGACGCAAAGATCCCGAAGTGCGCTGGTTATAG
- a CDS encoding substrate-binding domain-containing protein: MKNGIAAVVATVMAAIWAGCGGQGAPAPDQKPAAKTYRIAFSQCNSAEPYRTAQNNIMKRDIAKYPDCTLTIQDAQQDNARQIAQIENFIQQGVDVLIVAPNEAAPLTAVVKKAKEKGIKVVCLERNLLEPVYDIFVGADNVKIGELAGQFVAEYVAGKGIQAPVVVEMKGLLGTKPQEERHNGARKHIDSIPGVKVIEDVAGWIQSESLKRMETILQANPKIDVVYAHNDPMAVGAYWAAKNAGREKDMIFVGVDALGGPDGGIKRVLDGMLACTFYYPTCAAEGLEYAVKLAHGEQVPKEMILEPARITKENAQEWYDKVTVQ; the protein is encoded by the coding sequence ATGAAAAACGGCATCGCGGCGGTTGTTGCGACAGTGATGGCGGCAATCTGGGCAGGTTGCGGCGGGCAGGGCGCGCCGGCGCCCGATCAAAAACCGGCGGCCAAGACATACCGCATTGCGTTTTCGCAGTGCAACAGCGCGGAGCCGTACCGCACAGCGCAGAACAACATCATGAAGCGCGATATTGCAAAATACCCCGACTGCACACTGACCATCCAGGATGCGCAGCAGGACAACGCGCGGCAGATCGCCCAAATCGAGAATTTCATCCAGCAAGGGGTGGACGTCCTGATTGTGGCGCCCAACGAAGCGGCCCCTCTGACCGCCGTCGTCAAGAAGGCCAAGGAAAAGGGGATCAAGGTCGTTTGCCTCGAACGCAATCTGCTCGAACCCGTTTACGACATTTTCGTGGGCGCGGACAACGTCAAGATCGGCGAGTTGGCCGGGCAATTCGTCGCTGAATACGTGGCGGGCAAGGGGATTCAGGCCCCGGTCGTGGTCGAGATGAAGGGCCTGCTGGGCACGAAACCCCAGGAGGAGCGCCATAACGGCGCGCGCAAGCACATTGATTCCATTCCCGGGGTGAAAGTCATCGAGGACGTGGCGGGCTGGATTCAAAGCGAATCGCTGAAACGGATGGAGACGATCCTCCAGGCCAATCCAAAAATTGACGTCGTGTATGCGCACAACGATCCGATGGCGGTGGGCGCGTATTGGGCGGCGAAAAACGCCGGTCGCGAAAAGGACATGATTTTCGTCGGCGTGGATGCGCTGGGCGGACCGGACGGCGGCATCAAGCGCGTGCTCGACGGAATGCTGGCGTGCACTTTTTATTATCCGACCTGCGCCGCCGAGGGGCTTGAATACGCGGTCAAACTGGCCCATGGCGAGCAAGTGCCGAAGGAAATGATTCTCGAACCCGCGCGCATCACGAAAGAAAACGCGCAGGAATGGTATGACAAAGTTACCGTGCAATAA
- the rnhA gene encoding ribonuclease HI translates to MTEPVIDRANPVIVYTDGACDPNPGFGGWAAILMYNGHMKELSGGEAHSTNNRMEMMAAIKALEALKRPCAVIVNTDSEYLKRGVTEWMPKWRRFNWRRKGGELKNLELWQRIDELTRRHDIQWQWVRGHAGNPLNERCDELANAEVRYQKARGRRSAGDK, encoded by the coding sequence ATGACCGAACCGGTGATCGATAGGGCCAATCCCGTAATCGTGTATACCGACGGCGCTTGCGATCCGAATCCGGGTTTCGGCGGATGGGCGGCCATCCTCATGTATAATGGCCACATGAAGGAACTGTCCGGCGGCGAAGCGCACTCGACAAACAACCGGATGGAAATGATGGCGGCCATCAAGGCGTTGGAAGCGCTGAAAAGGCCATGCGCGGTGATTGTGAACACGGATTCGGAATACCTCAAGCGCGGCGTCACGGAATGGATGCCGAAATGGCGCCGTTTCAATTGGCGCCGAAAGGGCGGCGAACTGAAAAACCTCGAATTGTGGCAGCGGATCGATGAATTGACCCGCCGGCACGACATTCAGTGGCAATGGGTGCGGGGCCACGCCGGCAATCCGCTCAACGAACGCTGCGACGAACTCGCCAACGCGGAAGTCCGGTACCAAAAGGCCCGCGGAAGGCGAAGCGCGGGGGACAAATGA